A genomic window from Dama dama isolate Ldn47 chromosome 6, ASM3311817v1, whole genome shotgun sequence includes:
- the LOC133058578 gene encoding serine/arginine repetitive matrix protein 3-like — protein sequence MATHAAPQAERLKLPAGRARAQPPQPRAGPSGSSRGPRGAAPASGRSGSLVWRAVGGKPAAVRVGGGGGGGGGSSRRRRGRLGHGAAAVTAANRPSRSAAAAPGPGGEAAGRPQRTKQRRRRKRAQRRRRGWWLWSGPRQKQKQQRQVQERRPSAGPDAESGERCLEAAPRSAPALSPLSPAQRARRRRRRRRRRRRSSMELENLLANTMLLRARQGGCTAAPRPRPGPEPVQPQPCREHRPCRGPRIFRGIGTPGPAQPRSLECGSANGQPGHLTPKLLRRLSAPPQDPREGSPRAAPVRLLLIPCPALLPEPRDAVWHQHRASTVTCPQERKPDQPVKPVAKNRAFVVFKGPPKRIL from the exons ATGGCGACACACGCCGCACCTCAGG CCGAGCGACTAAAACTCCCAGCAGGCCGCGCTCGCGCCCAGCCGCCTCAGCCCCGCGCGGGGCCTTCTGGGAGCAGTCGTGGCCCGCGAGGCGCCGCCCCCGCCTCAGGGCGCTCTGGCTCCCTCGTCTGGAGAGCCGTTGGCGGGAAGCCGGCCGCTGTGCGAGTaggtggtggcggcggcggcggcggcggcagtaGCCGTCGCCGCCGGGGGCG CCTGGGTCACGGCGCGGCGGCGGTGACCGCGGCGAACCGGCCCTCCCGCTCCGCGGCCGCAGCCCCCGGCCCCGGAGGCGAGGCTGCCGGGCGCCCTCAGCGTACGAAGCAGCGGCGGCGTCGAAAGCGGGCCCAGAGGCGGCGGCGAGGGTGGTGGCTGTGGTCGGGGCCGCGGcagaagcagaagcagcagcGACAGGTGCAGGAGCGGCGGCCCAGCGCGGGACCCGACGCGGAGTCGGGCGAGCGATGCTTAGAGGCCGCCCCGCGGTCGGCCCCCGCCTTGTCCCCGCTTTCTCCCGCCCAGAGAGCcagacggcggcggcggcggcggcgaagaCGACGACGGTCGTCTATGGAGCTCGAGAACTTATTGGCCAACACGATGCTGCTGAGAGCGCGCCAAGGTGGGTGCACAGCGGCGCCCCGACCCCGCCCGGGTCCTGAGCCCGTGCAGCCCCAACCCTGCCGGGAACACCGACCCTGCCGCGGCCCGCGGATCTTCCGGGGAATCGGGACCCCCGGGCCCGCGCAGCCTCGCTCTCTGGAATGCGGGTCGGCGAATGGTCAGCCTGGGCACCTGACGCCTAAGCTGCTCCGTCGCCTTTCGGCGCCGCCTCAGGACCCGCGCGAAGGAAGCCCGCGCGCTGCTCCAGTCCGTCTGCTCTTGATTCCCTGTCCTGCCCTCCTTCCGGAACCTCGGGACGCAGTGTGGCATCAGCATCGGGCAAGCACTGTGACCTGTCCCCAAGAGAGGAAGCCAGACCAGCCAGTAAAGCCGGTGGCGAAGAACCGTGCCTTtgtggtcttcaaagggccacCGAAGAGAATCCTGTGA